In the Silvanigrella aquatica genome, GACTTCCTGTGACAAGGCCGCCTCCTAAAACGCGATCGAGTTCGGGGACGCCACAGAAAATTCTTTTTTCTTCTTTTTCAAGGATTTTAGGTAAGGGGACAACCTCGGCTTTTTGCCCCTGTTGGTAGTTTTGATGCTGGGATTTGCTCACAGTTTCTTCATGAATGGAATTCCAAGCATCGCAATCGGGGCATTTTCCTAACCATTTGGGATGTACTGATCCGCATGAGGTGCAGATAAAAATTTGCTTTAATGAGTTTTTCATGAAGTGAGGCTCCCTTTTTGTTCAGTTGCTTTTTTCAAAGCAGCCTAAGACTTCATAATGCGTGGTATGGCCAAAAGAATCAAATAAACACAAGCTTTTTAACTTAAATCCACCTTCTAAAAGGACGCGCGTGTCTCTTGCAAAACTTGCGGGATCACATGCTAAATAAGTAATAAGTGCTTTTTTATTACAAATTTCAACAATCTTTTGCATTATTGCAATGCCACAACCACTTCGCGGAGGATCTAAAATAACGACGTTCACGCCCTTAAATTCATTGGGGTTTGAAAGTTTCAATTGGAATTGCTCTTCAATAAATTGTTCAACATCTTTTACAATTCCTTGAATTGGTAAATTTTTGTGATTGCTATTGAGAGAATCAATAGCTTCTTTTATGCCTTCAACACCAACACATTCCACTTCCACATTGTTTCTTTTGCCTGAAAAATAGGGGAGTGAAGTAAACACCCCGGCACCACAATATAAATCCCAAGCTAATATTTTAATATTAGATTTTGCAAAATATTTTTGAATAAATTGATCGATATTGTCCTGAATATGCTGATAATAAAGTTTTATACAATCTAAATGTGGCTGAACAAAACTTTGTTTTTTAATTTTAAAGCGTGGGAGTTCAGGGTGTTTTAAATGAATTGTTTGATCATTGGAAATTTCTAAATTTCTTTCAATCATTTTTATGACGTTATTTTTTTCAATTGGGGAATCCATATTAAAGTTTG is a window encoding:
- a CDS encoding class I SAM-dependent RNA methyltransferase is translated as MQKYRNRQKSFAHNNSQQNTQKKFDKETVTAFALSTDGRAIGRSNDNIVVFIKDLLPDETAKVEIVSKKSNYKNAIISKIETPSPHRVSPPCIYTSQCGGCQLQHISQNMQTEFKTKWFLETLKRIGKWNDRFLKEAESLISIIFLKREYYRRRIRLHFDGKNLGFKASNSNNVTNIEHCLITSEKINQKIKFVKENLLKSFKEIQDKKLSKHIECEIEVTESDDEKVILHIANFNMDSPIEKNNVIKMIERNLEISNDQTIHLKHPELPRFKIKKQSFVQPHLDCIKLYYQHIQDNIDQFIQKYFAKSNIKILAWDLYCGAGVFTSLPYFSGKRNNVEVECVGVEGIKEAIDSLNSNHKNLPIQGIVKDVEQFIEEQFQLKLSNPNEFKGVNVVILDPPRSGCGIAIMQKIVEICNKKALITYLACDPASFARDTRVLLEGGFKLKSLCLFDSFGHTTHYEVLGCFEKSN